In the genome of Streptomyces pactum, one region contains:
- a CDS encoding ketoacyl-ACP synthase III family protein, translated as MRTPGIFLAATGAYLPERTSVEDAVRRGWYERERMESCGWRNVAVADGISAPDMAVAAVRQAVARSGLSRDDIDLLVHSCAYHQGPDGWSAPHYILRATLGTPVPALTVEQGCNAFLAALEMATQYLLCAPTRSGAVVSAADNFGAPSVDRWHAHRDSVLADAGAAVVLSKRSGWAELRAVESVSLPQFEILNRGHAPIFPPALTLGKKLDMNEHLEAMVAELGPRASEIVEEYGASGTKLVEQVASEAGITVPDLSHVLHLGAATTDFLDSHLRPMGLDASLGSVEFFRDVGHAGAADVGIHLDHLACSGRLAAGDHLLMLSAGPGLMITAAVVTVLETPASHTAAPADDEGSGAW; from the coding sequence GTGAGAACACCGGGCATTTTCCTGGCAGCGACCGGGGCGTACCTCCCCGAGCGGACCAGCGTGGAGGACGCGGTGCGGCGCGGCTGGTACGAGCGGGAACGGATGGAGTCCTGCGGCTGGCGGAACGTCGCCGTGGCCGACGGGATATCGGCACCGGACATGGCCGTGGCCGCGGTGCGGCAGGCGGTGGCACGCTCCGGCCTGAGCCGGGACGACATCGACCTGCTGGTGCACTCGTGCGCCTACCACCAGGGGCCGGACGGCTGGTCGGCCCCGCACTACATCCTCCGCGCCACCCTGGGCACCCCGGTCCCGGCGCTCACCGTGGAACAGGGGTGCAACGCGTTCCTGGCCGCGCTGGAGATGGCCACCCAGTACCTGCTGTGCGCGCCGACGCGCAGCGGTGCCGTGGTGAGCGCCGCCGACAACTTCGGGGCCCCGTCGGTGGACCGCTGGCACGCGCACCGGGACTCGGTGCTCGCCGACGCGGGCGCCGCGGTGGTGCTCTCCAAGCGGTCCGGCTGGGCGGAGCTGCGGGCGGTGGAGTCGGTCTCGCTGCCGCAGTTCGAGATCCTCAACCGCGGGCACGCCCCGATCTTCCCGCCGGCGCTCACCCTCGGGAAGAAGCTCGACATGAACGAGCACCTGGAGGCGATGGTCGCGGAACTGGGCCCCCGGGCGTCGGAGATCGTCGAGGAGTACGGCGCGAGCGGCACCAAGCTGGTGGAGCAGGTGGCGAGCGAGGCCGGGATCACCGTGCCGGACCTGTCCCACGTGCTCCACCTGGGGGCGGCCACCACCGACTTCCTCGACAGCCACCTGCGGCCGATGGGCCTGGACGCCTCGCTCGGGTCGGTGGAGTTCTTCCGCGACGTGGGCCACGCGGGCGCCGCCGACGTCGGCATCCACCTCGACCACCTGGCCTGCTCCGGGCGGCTGGCCGCGGGCGACCACCTGCTGATGCTCAGCGCCGGCCCGGGACTGATGATCACCGCCGCGGTGGTGACGGTGCTGGAGACGCCCGCGTCCCACACGGCGGCACCGGCGGACGACGAGGGGAGCGGCGCGTGGTGA
- a CDS encoding class I adenylate-forming enzyme family protein → MTSARAELLARLRDRAARLGDAPLVVAGDTVTGARELLARTEAKVRALGELGVGPGALVGTVAGPPAEFISDVFAIIEAGGVAVPLSRKLTRWELDRLQEGCPLDFLAAPPESPLTLAGPVTGCGDRALSRGPGRIRPAFAEAATAQLTSGTTGRPRVALRPAAALLAEADHYRDALRLTPRTTLLCPVPLQHAYGFGLCALAAPLAGAPVRQLPPDRPRMLLRELAAGDVALFVGVPPMLRLLAKSARGPVPAGRPVGFLSAGMALDAHTAEQVAVRLGGNVGEVYGTTETGPICVRAPRPWRPGLRRPGVPLPGVKVTLAPVPGDAPEAGAGTGSGDATRADATGPRDATGPGAGPGAGTGLVTVESPSMMLGYADGDAVDTGPSRGGFTTGDLARWEGDDLVLAGRLSTCINVAGAKVSPEEVEAVLLAWPEVASCLVTGVPDPVLGQRVSATVTPETVDLAALDRFCRERLSDSRTPHTFAAVAELPTTETGKVIRPRNDQ, encoded by the coding sequence ATGACCTCCGCCCGCGCGGAGCTGCTCGCCCGGCTCCGGGACCGGGCCGCCCGGCTCGGTGACGCCCCGCTGGTGGTGGCGGGCGACACCGTCACCGGCGCCCGGGAGCTGCTGGCCCGGACCGAGGCCAAGGTCCGGGCCCTCGGCGAGCTGGGCGTGGGGCCGGGCGCCCTGGTGGGCACCGTGGCCGGACCGCCGGCCGAGTTCATCAGCGATGTGTTCGCGATCATCGAGGCCGGCGGGGTGGCCGTCCCGCTCTCCCGCAAGCTCACCCGGTGGGAGCTGGACCGGCTCCAGGAGGGCTGCCCGCTCGACTTCCTGGCCGCGCCGCCCGAATCGCCGCTCACCCTCGCCGGCCCGGTCACCGGGTGCGGGGACCGGGCGCTGAGCCGGGGGCCGGGGCGTATCCGGCCGGCGTTCGCCGAGGCCGCCACCGCGCAGCTCACCTCGGGCACCACCGGCCGGCCGCGGGTGGCGCTGCGCCCGGCCGCCGCCCTGCTCGCGGAGGCGGACCACTACCGTGACGCGCTGCGGCTGACCCCCAGGACCACGCTGCTGTGCCCGGTGCCGCTCCAGCACGCCTACGGGTTCGGGCTGTGCGCGCTGGCCGCCCCGCTGGCCGGCGCGCCGGTCCGCCAGCTGCCGCCGGACCGGCCGCGGATGCTGCTGCGGGAGCTGGCCGCCGGGGACGTGGCGCTCTTCGTCGGGGTGCCGCCGATGCTGCGGCTGCTGGCGAAGTCGGCCCGCGGCCCGGTGCCCGCCGGGCGCCCGGTCGGGTTCCTCTCCGCCGGGATGGCGCTGGACGCGCACACCGCCGAACAGGTCGCGGTGCGGCTCGGCGGGAACGTCGGCGAGGTGTACGGGACCACCGAGACCGGGCCGATCTGTGTCCGGGCCCCCCGGCCGTGGCGGCCGGGCCTGCGGCGGCCCGGCGTACCGCTGCCCGGGGTGAAGGTCACCCTGGCGCCGGTTCCGGGGGACGCGCCGGAGGCCGGGGCCGGAACGGGGTCCGGGGACGCGACGAGGGCCGATGCGACGGGGCCCCGGGACGCGACGGGGCCCGGAGCCGGGCCCGGGGCCGGGACGGGGCTGGTGACCGTGGAGTCGCCGTCGATGATGCTCGGTTACGCGGACGGGGACGCGGTCGACACCGGCCCGTCGCGCGGCGGGTTCACCACCGGTGACCTGGCCCGGTGGGAGGGGGACGACCTGGTCCTGGCCGGGCGGCTGTCCACCTGCATCAACGTCGCCGGCGCGAAGGTCAGTCCGGAGGAGGTGGAGGCGGTCCTGCTCGCCTGGCCGGAGGTCGCCTCCTGCCTGGTGACCGGCGTACCGGATCCGGTCCTGGGGCAGCGCGTCAGCGCCACGGTGACCCCGGAGACGGTGGACCTCGCCGCGCTGGACCGCTTCTGCCGGGAGCGTCTGTCGGACTCCCGGACCCCCCACACCTTCGCCGCCGTGGCGGAACTGCCGACGACCGAGACCGGGAAGGTCATCAGGCCGCGGAACGATCAGTGA
- a CDS encoding aspartate aminotransferase family protein, which translates to MSSSMRAAAVPLPLVVRSAGGCLLRDVEDGEIIDLNMGYGPHLFGYADREVLDAVADQFAKGHMTGLPHELDARAGALIAELVPGVEQVRFANSGTEAVASALRLARATTGRTLVVTFEGHYHGWSETVLRAGKTALHMEGTRPTDVVPGALGMIPEALAHTVQLGWNDPDALRELFARDGDRIAAVIVEPVLANAGVIPPAPGFLQLLRELTGRSGAMLVFDEVITGFRVARGGAQERYGVEPDLTVLSKVMGGGFPVAAFGGRRHAMRMLASNEAHHAGVYAGNHAALRAVVAMLGKIRSLPDLYERLEDTGQYMEDTVREVFATEKRPVHINRVGTLMSVALLKGSAEPSAEPRDLRQLAALVDFPRHRRLQTLAQKEGVYFHPNALEPWFLSTAHTRDVIDKVAGALQRSLVGLG; encoded by the coding sequence GTGAGCAGCAGCATGCGCGCCGCGGCGGTTCCATTGCCGCTGGTCGTACGGAGCGCCGGCGGTTGCCTGCTCCGCGACGTGGAGGACGGCGAGATCATCGACCTCAACATGGGGTACGGGCCCCATCTGTTCGGCTACGCCGACCGGGAGGTCCTCGACGCGGTGGCCGACCAGTTCGCCAAGGGCCACATGACCGGACTGCCGCACGAGCTGGACGCCCGGGCCGGCGCGCTCATCGCCGAGCTGGTGCCGGGTGTGGAGCAGGTCAGGTTCGCCAACTCCGGTACCGAGGCCGTGGCGTCCGCGCTGCGGCTGGCCCGCGCCACCACCGGCCGCACCCTGGTCGTCACCTTCGAGGGCCACTACCACGGCTGGAGCGAAACGGTCCTGCGGGCCGGCAAGACCGCGCTGCACATGGAGGGCACCCGGCCCACCGACGTCGTCCCCGGCGCGCTGGGGATGATCCCGGAGGCGCTCGCCCACACCGTGCAGCTCGGCTGGAACGACCCGGACGCGCTGCGGGAGCTGTTCGCCCGGGACGGCGACCGGATCGCGGCGGTCATCGTGGAGCCGGTGCTGGCCAACGCCGGGGTGATCCCGCCGGCGCCCGGCTTCCTCCAGCTGCTGCGGGAGCTGACCGGGCGCAGCGGCGCGATGCTCGTCTTCGACGAGGTGATCACCGGCTTCCGGGTGGCCCGCGGCGGGGCACAGGAACGGTACGGCGTCGAGCCCGACCTGACCGTGCTCTCCAAGGTGATGGGCGGCGGTTTCCCGGTGGCCGCGTTCGGCGGGCGCCGGCACGCCATGCGGATGCTGGCCAGCAACGAGGCGCACCACGCGGGCGTCTACGCGGGCAACCACGCCGCGCTGCGGGCGGTGGTCGCCATGCTCGGCAAGATACGTTCCCTGCCCGATCTGTACGAACGGCTGGAGGACACCGGGCAGTACATGGAGGACACCGTGCGCGAGGTGTTCGCCACCGAGAAGCGGCCGGTGCACATCAACCGGGTCGGCACCCTGATGTCGGTGGCCCTCCTGAAGGGGTCGGCCGAGCCCTCCGCCGAACCCCGTGACCTGCGGCAGCTCGCCGCGCTCGTCGACTTCCCCCGGCACCGCCGCCTCCAGACGCTGGCGCAGAAGGAGGGCGTGTACTTCCACCCCAACGCGCTGGAGCCGTGGTTCCTGAGCACCGCGCACACCCGCGACGTCATCGACAAGGTCGCCGGGGCGCTGCAGCGGTCCCTGGTCGGACTCGGATGA
- a CDS encoding SDR family NAD(P)-dependent oxidoreductase → MSSRRAVAVVTGAGSGLGAAVALRLAATHDLVLTHLTEDDALAETAGRAAAAGARVLATVPGDLTDRRTVDRLEARMAEHAEHLDVLVCNAGAYRYVPWPETSWEDIRAAVEVNLLAHIACIHAATPHLVARGMGRIVAISTVLTQLGRVELAPYIAAKGGLESLVRALARELGPHGITVNAVRPGSIELSVEQRRHPDYPTWRQREFARQCIKRHGRPEDVAAAVAFLVSPEAGFITGQSLTVDGGWDLN, encoded by the coding sequence ATGTCGTCTCGCCGAGCCGTCGCCGTGGTCACCGGGGCGGGGTCGGGACTGGGCGCCGCCGTCGCGCTGCGGCTGGCCGCCACCCATGACCTGGTACTGACCCATCTGACCGAGGACGACGCGCTCGCCGAGACCGCCGGGCGGGCCGCGGCGGCCGGCGCCCGGGTGCTGGCCACCGTCCCCGGTGACCTCACCGACCGGCGGACCGTGGACCGGCTCGAAGCGCGGATGGCCGAACACGCCGAACACCTCGACGTCCTGGTGTGCAACGCGGGCGCCTACCGTTACGTGCCCTGGCCGGAAACCTCCTGGGAGGACATCCGGGCGGCCGTGGAAGTCAATCTGCTGGCGCATATCGCGTGCATACACGCCGCAACCCCGCATTTGGTGGCACGCGGAATGGGCCGCATCGTCGCGATTTCCACGGTTCTCACCCAACTCGGACGGGTGGAACTCGCGCCGTACATTGCCGCGAAGGGTGGACTGGAGTCACTCGTTCGTGCGCTGGCTCGCGAACTCGGGCCGCACGGCATTACAGTGAATGCCGTTCGACCAGGGTCGATCGAGCTGAGTGTGGAACAAAGGCGCCACCCGGATTATCCCACCTGGCGGCAGCGCGAGTTCGCGCGGCAGTGCATCAAACGCCACGGGCGCCCGGAAGATGTCGCGGCGGCGGTGGCCTTTCTGGTTTCCCCGGAGGCCGGATTCATCACGGGCCAGAGTCTGACCGTGGACGGCGGGTGGGATCTCAACTGA
- a CDS encoding histidine phosphatase family protein, with the protein MAYGEQPLTRVLLVRHAQSHASVRKVVAGAATCEGLTEHGREQAGRLAARLAAERLRPDALLTSPVRRARETATVLAAGLGLPEPVVEPEVRELDFGAADGLSIDEYGRRHGTFDMTAEPDRPFAPGGESWSGFRGRAGRVMGELADRYPGGTVLVVCHAGLIVAATSGLLDVAPPVLFTDASPAATSVNEFVRSDTGWSLLRFDDAAHLEGAAGPLPGEPVR; encoded by the coding sequence ATGGCGTACGGAGAACAACCCCTCACGCGCGTGCTGCTGGTGCGGCACGCCCAGTCCCACGCCAGTGTCCGGAAGGTCGTGGCCGGCGCCGCGACCTGCGAGGGCCTCACGGAACACGGCCGTGAACAGGCCGGACGCCTGGCCGCCCGGCTGGCCGCCGAACGGCTGCGCCCGGACGCCCTGCTGACCAGCCCGGTCCGCCGGGCCCGGGAGACCGCCACCGTCCTCGCGGCCGGCCTCGGCCTGCCGGAACCGGTGGTCGAGCCCGAGGTGCGGGAACTGGACTTCGGCGCGGCGGACGGCCTGTCGATCGACGAGTACGGCCGCCGCCACGGCACCTTCGACATGACCGCCGAGCCCGACCGGCCCTTCGCCCCCGGCGGCGAGAGCTGGTCCGGGTTCCGCGGCCGGGCCGGCCGGGTGATGGGCGAGCTGGCCGACCGGTACCCGGGCGGCACCGTCCTGGTGGTCTGCCACGCCGGCCTCATCGTCGCCGCCACCTCCGGGCTGCTGGACGTCGCCCCGCCGGTCCTCTTCACCGACGCCTCCCCGGCCGCCACGTCCGTCAACGAGTTCGTCCGCTCCGACACCGGCTGGAGCCTGCTCCGGTTCGACGACGCCGCGCACCTGGAAGGAGCCGCCGGGCCGCTGCCGGGCGAACCGGTGCGCTGA
- a CDS encoding DUF6227 family protein encodes MVHEQSGGTPAEHLDGLLARAQNGFEIDDTVIIRLRDALMHQTELRSCRQCNEPPAPRGYTTFRHIFLLPDGSSVVLWELQHSAGPGDGLQHELYADEEALLRAERRAHLRTGGTSWAEVTLEGLRPEEVLRTPLPVETVRAYVADNSADHARRVLRRAENEDRPGKDVERLLETAFAHDIALAPKPRRRSGGEDTTWCRFYEHAFLLAGGDEITLWELEHNLTSDGRLVCEVYLDEGAAEMAADRRARARGVEL; translated from the coding sequence ATGGTGCACGAACAGTCCGGCGGTACGCCCGCCGAGCACCTCGACGGGCTGCTGGCCCGCGCCCAGAACGGGTTCGAGATCGACGATACGGTCATCATCCGGCTGCGGGACGCTCTGATGCACCAGACCGAGCTGCGTTCCTGCCGCCAGTGCAACGAGCCGCCGGCTCCCCGGGGTTACACCACCTTCCGGCACATCTTCCTGCTCCCGGACGGCAGCAGCGTGGTGCTGTGGGAGCTCCAGCACAGCGCCGGCCCGGGGGACGGCCTCCAGCACGAGCTGTACGCCGACGAGGAGGCGCTGCTGCGGGCGGAGCGGCGCGCGCACCTGCGGACCGGCGGCACCAGCTGGGCGGAGGTCACCCTGGAGGGCCTCCGTCCCGAGGAGGTGCTGCGTACCCCGCTGCCGGTGGAGACGGTACGGGCGTACGTGGCGGACAACTCCGCCGACCACGCGCGGCGGGTGCTGCGCCGGGCGGAGAACGAGGACCGGCCGGGCAAGGACGTCGAGCGGCTGCTGGAGACGGCGTTCGCGCACGACATCGCCCTCGCCCCCAAGCCCCGGCGGCGGTCGGGCGGCGAGGACACCACCTGGTGCCGCTTCTACGAGCACGCGTTCCTGCTGGCCGGCGGGGACGAGATCACCCTCTGGGAGCTGGAGCACAACCTGACCAGCGACGGACGGCTGGTCTGCGAGGTCTACCTCGACGAGGGGGCGGCCGAGATGGCGGCGGACCGGCGCGCCCGGGCCCGCGGCGTCGAGCTCTGA
- a CDS encoding PP2C family protein-serine/threonine phosphatase, whose product MTGRGAGAPAGGGGANGREADRERRRNRRFAGWLSAALIAGGVVFDLLTPRNVSAAPFFAAAPLIAAPFATFAVTAFTAAASVGTALVLMLCHGFDGPHDRTESLFEFVTVLTVALLALATNRVVRRGGRKLASARGIAAAVQRAVLPVPPAVVGGLGVAARYEAAQADAGIGGDLYAVQETPHGVRAVVGDVRGKGLGAVEAVTVVLGAFREAAEEEPDLEGLAGRLERALDREGRRRANLDQVEGFTTAVLAEIPPGASTVRLLNRGHPPPLLFLPGGGVRTTEPAVPAMPLGMRELGEWPDRADELAFPPGATLLLFTDGVTEARDAHGVFYDPAGRLGDRTWPDPDTLLDALVTDVVRHTGGAAADDMALLAVHRPGESGEPAAEPGPVERNRTGPGNGPGNGPAPSRDGSGPA is encoded by the coding sequence GTGACCGGCCGCGGGGCCGGGGCGCCCGCCGGGGGCGGCGGTGCCAACGGCCGGGAGGCGGACCGGGAGCGGCGGCGGAACCGCAGGTTCGCCGGCTGGCTCTCGGCCGCCCTGATCGCGGGCGGGGTGGTCTTCGACCTGCTGACCCCGCGGAACGTGTCGGCGGCACCGTTCTTCGCGGCCGCGCCGCTGATCGCGGCCCCCTTCGCCACCTTCGCCGTCACCGCGTTCACCGCGGCGGCGTCGGTCGGCACCGCCCTGGTCCTGATGCTCTGCCACGGGTTCGACGGCCCGCACGACCGCACCGAGTCGCTGTTCGAGTTCGTCACCGTCCTCACCGTCGCGCTGCTGGCCCTCGCCACCAACCGGGTGGTCCGCCGCGGCGGCCGGAAGCTCGCCTCGGCACGCGGCATCGCGGCGGCGGTGCAGCGGGCGGTGCTCCCGGTGCCCCCCGCGGTGGTCGGCGGGCTGGGGGTCGCGGCGCGTTACGAGGCGGCGCAGGCCGATGCGGGCATCGGCGGCGACCTGTACGCGGTGCAGGAGACGCCGCACGGGGTGCGCGCCGTGGTGGGGGACGTACGGGGCAAGGGGCTGGGCGCGGTGGAGGCCGTCACGGTGGTCCTCGGCGCCTTCCGCGAGGCGGCCGAGGAGGAGCCCGACCTGGAGGGGCTCGCGGGCCGGCTGGAACGGGCCCTGGACCGGGAGGGGCGGCGCCGGGCCAACCTCGACCAGGTGGAGGGCTTCACCACCGCGGTGCTCGCGGAGATCCCGCCGGGCGCCTCCACCGTCCGGCTGCTCAACCGCGGGCACCCGCCACCGCTGCTGTTCCTCCCCGGTGGGGGCGTCCGGACCACCGAGCCGGCCGTTCCGGCGATGCCGCTGGGGATGCGCGAGCTGGGTGAGTGGCCGGACCGCGCGGACGAGCTGGCGTTCCCGCCGGGGGCCACGCTGCTGCTCTTCACCGACGGGGTGACCGAGGCCCGGGACGCGCACGGCGTCTTCTACGACCCGGCCGGCCGGCTGGGGGACCGGACCTGGCCGGACCCGGACACCCTGCTGGACGCGCTGGTCACCGATGTCGTCCGGCACACCGGGGGAGCGGCGGCGGACGACATGGCGCTGCTCGCCGTCCACCGCCCGGGGGAGTCCGGGGAGCCGGCGGCAGAACCCGGCCCGGTGGAACGGAACCGGACCGGCCCCGGGAACGGTCCCGGGAACGGTCCCGCCCCGAGCCGGGACGGTTCCGGCCCGGCCTGA
- a CDS encoding M23 family metallopeptidase, producing MASNRSALDEAPYGSLTGPADGADPATATLTAGEPAGGEWNPTAESLAPVRRRHRVVKQRGTMARSGAVLGVGVIAAVGAGGMATAKDRPNPPISMPDLAHLADDVTDALPAVQDLPGIGPLLAGESGEETAGAVPAHGSPQPFSQVGLTAQDRANGTTDAGEALRARIMRQAEQQQTAADEAEREAAVRAATEAASEAAAEQKAQEEAEREAAAKEAERKAAAEAERKAAEAKRKAAEAERKAEADRLAELAGSYALPLSSYTLTSTFGEAGDMWSANHTGQDFAAPTGTPVKAVHGGTITEAGWAGAYGYRIVLTLDDGTEVWYCHLSSMVRTSGSVSTGEVIGRVGATGNVTGPHLHLEVRPGGGAPINPLSWLRQFGLNP from the coding sequence GTGGCGTCCAACAGGTCTGCCCTTGACGAGGCACCGTACGGCTCCCTCACCGGACCGGCCGACGGCGCCGACCCCGCGACCGCCACCCTGACCGCCGGCGAACCGGCGGGCGGCGAGTGGAACCCCACTGCCGAGTCGCTCGCCCCGGTGCGCCGCAGGCACCGGGTGGTGAAGCAGCGCGGCACCATGGCACGGAGCGGCGCGGTCCTCGGCGTCGGCGTGATCGCCGCGGTCGGCGCGGGCGGCATGGCGACCGCCAAGGACCGTCCCAACCCGCCGATCTCGATGCCGGACCTCGCGCACCTCGCCGACGACGTGACGGATGCGCTCCCCGCCGTGCAGGACCTGCCCGGCATCGGGCCGCTCCTCGCCGGGGAATCCGGCGAGGAGACCGCCGGCGCCGTGCCGGCCCACGGCTCCCCCCAGCCCTTCTCCCAGGTCGGGCTCACCGCCCAGGACCGCGCCAACGGCACCACCGACGCGGGCGAGGCACTGCGGGCCCGGATCATGCGCCAGGCCGAGCAGCAGCAGACCGCGGCCGACGAGGCCGAGCGCGAGGCGGCGGTGCGGGCGGCCACCGAGGCGGCGAGCGAGGCCGCGGCGGAACAGAAGGCGCAGGAGGAGGCCGAGCGTGAGGCCGCCGCGAAGGAGGCCGAGCGCAAGGCGGCGGCCGAGGCCGAACGGAAGGCGGCCGAGGCGAAGCGCAAGGCGGCGGAGGCCGAACGGAAGGCGGAGGCCGACCGGCTGGCCGAACTCGCCGGCTCCTACGCGCTGCCCCTGTCCTCCTACACCCTCACCTCCACCTTCGGTGAGGCCGGCGACATGTGGTCGGCGAACCACACCGGTCAGGACTTCGCCGCGCCCACCGGCACCCCGGTGAAGGCGGTGCACGGCGGCACCATCACCGAAGCCGGCTGGGCGGGCGCCTACGGGTACCGCATCGTGCTCACGCTCGACGACGGAACCGAGGTCTGGTACTGCCACCTCTCCTCGATGGTCCGCACCTCGGGGTCGGTGTCCACCGGCGAGGTGATCGGCCGGGTCGGGGCCACCGGCAACGTCACCGGCCCGCACCTCCACCTGGAGGTCCGCCCCGGCGGCGGCGCGCCGATCAACCCGCTGTCCTGGCTGCGCCAGTTCGGCCTCAACCCCTGA
- a CDS encoding GNAT family N-acetyltransferase encodes MPAPRLTYRPATPDDEEQLAALDTSFTTDTVHRVTAGPTGFTIRPEPVHPPLTKHFPADDDEDEDDDDAPKHTVVALDGDRVCGFVAVDHEPWNARLTIRDIAVAPTHRGHGIAGELMTRAYAYGRQRGARHVWLEVTHLNAPAIRAYQRMGFTFCGLDTTLYTGTPSEGEIALFMSRSLPTAPDAPGPTSRP; translated from the coding sequence GTGCCCGCGCCCCGCCTCACCTACCGCCCCGCCACCCCGGACGACGAGGAGCAACTGGCCGCCCTGGACACCTCCTTCACCACGGACACCGTCCACCGCGTGACGGCCGGCCCGACCGGCTTCACCATCCGCCCCGAACCGGTGCACCCGCCCCTGACCAAGCACTTCCCGGCCGACGACGACGAGGACGAGGACGATGACGACGCACCGAAGCACACCGTGGTGGCGCTCGACGGTGACCGGGTGTGCGGCTTCGTCGCGGTGGATCACGAACCCTGGAACGCCCGGCTCACCATCCGCGACATCGCGGTCGCCCCCACCCACCGCGGCCACGGCATCGCCGGCGAACTCATGACCCGGGCCTACGCCTACGGCCGGCAGCGGGGCGCCCGCCACGTCTGGCTGGAGGTCACCCACCTCAACGCCCCCGCCATCCGCGCGTACCAGCGGATGGGCTTCACCTTCTGTGGCCTCGACACCACCCTCTACACCGGCACCCCCTCCGAGGGCGAAATCGCCCTCTTCATGAGCCGTTCGCTCCCGACCGCTCCGGACGCGCCAGGGCCTACCTCGCGGCCTTGA